One part of the Octopus sinensis unplaced genomic scaffold, ASM634580v1 Contig14516, whole genome shotgun sequence genome encodes these proteins:
- the LOC115230128 gene encoding deoxyhypusine hydroxylase-like, with amino-acid sequence MSSCDVTRFSEIILDTTRPISERFSTLLKLGTIPGEQKIEAISKLFSDKSILLKHECAYVLGQTQNPTAIPVLIKNLKDEDQDVITRHECGLKCGSSLFRHEIAYVLGQLQNELSIDALKESCECELEAPMVRHEAVEALSSIGLPRAMDVLRGILKSDTTESVVIDSCLVGCSL; translated from the exons ATGTCTTCTTGTGACGTTACGAGATTCTCAGAAATTATACTTGACACAACCAGACCAATTTCCGAAAGATTTTCAACTCTGCTTAAACTAGGAACTATTCCAGGAGAACAAAAAATCGAAGcaatatcaaaattattttctgataAGTCAATTCTTCTAAAACACGAATGTGCCTATGttttgggacaaacacaaaatccAACCGCCATACCAGTTCTCATCAAAAACCTAAAAGATGAGGACCAAGATGTGATAACAAGACACGAATGTG GTTTAAAATGTGGTTCTTCTCTTTTTCGTCATGAAATTGCGTATGTTTTGGGACAGCTTCAAAATGAATTGTCTATTGATGCTTTGAAGGAGAGCTGTGAATGTGAGTTGGAGGCTCCGATGGTTCGGCATGAAGCAGTTGAGGCATTGAGTTCGATTGGTCTCCCACGGGCTATGGATGTTCTACGGGGTATTCTAAAGTCTGATACTACTGAATCTGTTGTTATTGACAGTTGTCTTGTGGGATGTTCTTTGTGA
- the LOC115230131 gene encoding alpha-actinin-4-like gives MAGEVKKVEQIGSSDLQPELDYLIQCEQKVAEFEPQLSIPERHYQKIVDVNVFDTRNLGYSIQKLKMDYEKLRSYISAQYREIEKERLARVASTGVSQEEIEYFQASFAHFDANNDHKLNFEEFRSCLISVGYDPATVENVYWYCRV, from the exons ATGGCAGGCGAGGTGAAGAAGGTCGAGCAAATTGGATCGAGTGACCTCCAGCCTGAGTTGGACTACCTGATTCAATGTGAGCAAAAAGTAGCCGAATTTGAGCCCCAGTTGAGTATTCCAGAAAGGCATTATCAA AAAATTGTGGATGTGAATGTGTTTGACACACGAAATTTGGGTTATAGTATTCAAAAGTTAAAAATGGACTACGAAAAACTCCGGTCGTACATTTCAGCCCAGTACAGGgaaatagagaaggagagattAGCCAGAGTGGCTTCGACCGGAGTGTCTCAAGAGGAGATTGAATATTTCCAAGCCTCATTTGCCCATTTTGATGCCAACAACGATCACAAACTCAACTTTGAGGAGTTTCGCAGCTGTCTTATTTCAGTGGGATATGACCCTGCTACTGTGGAGAATGTATATTGGTATTGTAGAGTGTAG
- the LOC115230127 gene encoding 60 kDa neurofilament protein-like: MKELNSRLAHYIETSRYNESENKRLMQELQRIKEIVGKENDSIKNMYETELRQLRTLLDNSEQEKMKHILTTQTEKDSFNELLEMLKEFEELERELKEKIESKENDLLKCESEVSMLKRQNSKLLSERQREKNKIEKVRADLARVKAKAILNAQNNNLKRELSELHLEFDKMIIEKNTETEEIRNVMEKTLLNYRQ; this comes from the exons atgaaagaaCTCAACAGCCGTCTTGCCCATTACATCGAAACATCGAGATATAATGAATCTGAAAATAAACGACTAATGCAGGAACTTCAAAGAATCAAGGAAATAGTCGGCAAGGAGAACGACTCTATCAAAAATATGTACGAAACTGAACTAAGGCAACTGAGGACTTTGCTCGACAATTCCGAACAAGAAAAAATGAAGCACATATTAACAACCCAGACCGAAAAAGATTCCTTCAACGAACTTTTGGAAAT gttaaaagaaTTTGAAGAGTTGGAACGAGagctaaaagaaaaaattgaaagcaaAGAAAATGACCTTTTAAAATGCGAAAGCGAAGTTTCGATGCTTAAAAGACAAAATTCCAAACTTTTAAGTGAAAGACAAcgcgaaaaaaacaaaattgaaaaagtcAGAGCAGATCTGGCTCGTGTAAAAGCC AAAGCAATTCTCAATGCTCAAAACAATAATCTAAAACGAGAACTAAGTGAACTGCATTTAGAGTTTGACAAAATGATAATCGAAAAAAATACGGAAACTGAGGAAATTAGAAATGTTATGGAAAAAACTCTTTTGAACTACAGACAATAA
- the LOC115230126 gene encoding T-complex protein 1 subunit theta-like: MVINYLEKLFVTSDASTIVKELDVQHPACKLVVMAIQHQERECGDGTTQVLLLCVNLLENAAKLLKSGLPLKDVISGFQNALDFCLKTLPGVFTVKYFLELVVDSPVDLKDKNSQVKAIAETGCNVVVSIGKVGDMYRHFANKHGLVLIRFTSKFDLRRLCLLTGATPLPRLVVPDQGELGRCDSVHFEEIGSTHVVLFKQTSLVSTVILRGSSDHIMLDVEKAVDDGINAFKSLTRDNRLLPGGGAVELELANRLNVLSCPGALEQCSLAMLGVVRQIGDNGGLKGTVNALLGEHVKGSVNAGYIAEGDSLRMGDVVEAGLFDLYNTKHWVIKNAFNTAITILRIDEVRGVLYL, translated from the exons ATGGTGATAAACTATCTCGAAAAATTATTTGTGACCTCCGATGCCTCCACAATCGTGAAAGAACTCGACGTCCAACACCCTGCCTGCAAATTAGTCGTGATGGCCATCCAACACCAAGAACGAGAATGTGGGGACGGGACAACCCAAGTGCTCCTTCTTTGTGTCAATCTTCTCGAAAATGCAGCCAAACTTTTAAAATCA GGACTTCCTCTTAAAGATGTGATTTCAGGATTTCAAAACGCTTTGGATTTTTGTTTAAAGACCCTCCCCGGTGTTTTCACGGTGAAATATTTTTTAGAGTTGGTTGTGGACTCCCCGGTGGATCTCAAAGACAAAAATTCC CAAGTAAAGGCAATTGCTGAGACTGGTTGTAACGTGGTTGTGTCTATTGGGAAGGTTGGGGACATGTATCGACATTTTGCGAATAAGCATGGACTCGTTCTTATTAGATTTACCTCAAAGTTTGACCTCCGTCGACTTTGTTTGCTGACGGGAGCCACTCCTCTCCCAAGATTGGTGGTGCCTGATCAGGGGGAGTTGGGGAGGTGTGATTCTGTCCATTTTGAGGAGATTGGGAGCACTCATGTTGTCCTTTTCAAGCAGACAAGTTTGGTGTCGACTGTCATCCTGCGTGGTTCATCTGACCATATTATGCTGGATGTGGAGAAGGCAGTGGATGATGGGATCAATGCCTTCAAGTCCCTCACGAGGGATAATCGGTTATTGCCCGGGGGAGGGGCTGTGGAGTTGGAATTGGCCAACAGACTGAATGTTCTGTCGTGTCCTGGTGCATTGGAGCAGTGTTCATTGGCCATGCTTGGAGTGGTGAGACAGATTGGAGACAACGGGGGACTGAAGGGAACAGTCAATGCATTACTTGGTGAGCATGTGAAGGGGAGTGTGAATGCGGGGTATATTGCGGAGGGGGATAGTCTTCGAATGGGGGATGTTGTGGAGGCTGGATTGTTTGATTTGTATAACACTAAGCATTGGGTGATAAAGAATGCATTTAATACTGCTATTACTATTTTGAGGATTGATGAGGTGAGGGGTGTTTTGTATTTGTAG